From Magnetovibrio sp. PR-2, a single genomic window includes:
- a CDS encoding DUF4389 domain-containing protein, with the protein MSEHTLDQDAHSTRDNLSDQATWMRLVYMLLFVVAFNLAEILIAAIAIFQFLKVLFTKEPNEKLKSLGGDLAVYIGDMTKFLTFQTDKMPYPVSDWGEPPKKKKSKAQ; encoded by the coding sequence ATGTCAGAGCACACTCTGGACCAAGACGCACACTCGACCCGCGACAATTTGAGCGATCAGGCCACGTGGATGCGTTTGGTTTATATGCTGCTATTTGTTGTTGCGTTTAACCTCGCTGAAATCTTGATCGCGGCGATTGCGATTTTTCAGTTCCTAAAAGTTCTGTTCACCAAAGAGCCCAACGAAAAGCTGAAAAGTCTCGGTGGCGATTTGGCCGTCTACATCGGCGACATGACGAAGTTTTTGACGTTTCAAACCGACAAGATGCCGTACCCCGTCAGCGACTGGGGCGAACCTCCGAAGAAAAAGAAATCCAAAGCACAATGA
- the ald gene encoding alanine dehydrogenase, producing MLIGVPKEIKNHEYRVGLTPESVGEFIAHGHQVIVETNAGAGIGCMDAAYETAGAEIVGTAKDVFERADMVVKVKEPQAVERAMLREDQILFTYLHLAPDAPQTKDLVGSGAVCIAYETVTSSNGGLPLLAPMSQVAGRMSIQAGAHALEKAHGGTGILLGGVPGVAPAKVAIIGGGVVGENAIQMALGLGADVTVLDRNVNVLNSLNNRFGAQLKTLYSSAAALEDTVWNSDLVVGGVLVKGAAAPKLVTKDMLGGMRAGSVLVDVAIDQGGCFETSHATTHADPTYIVDEIVHYCVANMPGAVPRTSTYALNNATLPFGLEIADKGYKQALLDNPHLLEGLNVYHGNITYEAVAIDQGYNFVDPTQALAA from the coding sequence ATGTTGATCGGTGTCCCCAAAGAGATCAAAAACCACGAATACCGGGTGGGCCTTACCCCCGAAAGTGTTGGCGAATTCATCGCCCACGGCCACCAAGTCATTGTCGAAACCAACGCCGGTGCCGGCATCGGGTGCATGGACGCCGCATACGAAACGGCTGGTGCTGAAATCGTCGGCACCGCCAAGGACGTCTTTGAGCGCGCCGACATGGTTGTGAAAGTGAAAGAACCCCAAGCGGTCGAACGCGCCATGCTGCGCGAAGACCAAATCCTGTTCACCTATCTGCACTTGGCCCCCGACGCTCCGCAGACCAAAGACTTGGTCGGCAGCGGTGCAGTGTGCATCGCTTATGAAACCGTGACCAGCTCAAACGGCGGCCTCCCCCTGCTCGCCCCCATGAGCCAAGTCGCGGGCCGCATGTCCATCCAAGCGGGCGCACATGCTTTGGAAAAAGCTCACGGCGGTACCGGCATATTGCTGGGCGGCGTTCCCGGTGTGGCTCCGGCCAAAGTCGCCATCATCGGCGGTGGCGTGGTGGGTGAAAATGCCATCCAAATGGCCTTAGGGCTCGGCGCAGACGTTACCGTTTTGGACCGCAACGTGAATGTGTTGAACAGCCTCAACAACCGCTTCGGCGCACAGTTGAAAACCTTGTATTCCTCCGCTGCCGCATTGGAAGACACGGTGTGGAATTCCGACTTGGTTGTTGGTGGTGTGTTGGTCAAAGGGGCAGCGGCGCCGAAGTTGGTCACCAAAGACATGCTTGGCGGCATGCGCGCCGGTTCCGTCCTGGTGGACGTCGCCATCGATCAAGGCGGATGCTTTGAAACCTCCCACGCCACGACCCATGCGGACCCGACCTACATCGTCGACGAAATCGTGCACTATTGCGTCGCCAACATGCCGGGCGCCGTGCCGCGCACGTCGACCTATGCGCTCAACAACGCAACGTTACCGTTCGGTTTGGAAATCGCCGACAAGGGCTACAAACAAGCGCTGTTGGATAACCCGCATCTGCTGGAAGGCTTGAACGTTTATCACGGCAACATCACTTACGAAGCCGTCGCCATCGACCAAGGCTATAACTTCGTAGACCCCACCCAAGCCTTAGCGGCTTAA
- a CDS encoding Lrp/AsnC family transcriptional regulator, whose amino-acid sequence MSALDAIDMRILSALQIDGRITNQDLADQVNLSPSACLRRVRRLEDDGIIDGYGAQLNPKAVGRSSNIFIEITLSGQSEDILDAFEAAIAKVPDVMECYLMAGQADYLVRVAVSSAEDYERIHKTYLSRLPGIAQIRSIFTMRTVCKKQGFALDEENLALIVA is encoded by the coding sequence ATGAGTGCCCTTGACGCAATCGACATGCGGATTCTGTCGGCCCTGCAAATCGACGGGCGCATCACCAACCAGGATTTGGCGGATCAGGTGAATTTATCGCCGTCCGCCTGCCTGCGCCGGGTGCGCCGCTTGGAAGACGACGGCATTATTGACGGCTATGGTGCGCAGCTCAATCCCAAGGCGGTGGGGCGGTCGTCCAACATCTTCATCGAAATCACCCTGTCGGGCCAAAGCGAGGATATTTTGGACGCCTTCGAGGCGGCGATCGCCAAAGTCCCGGACGTGATGGAGTGTTATTTGATGGCGGGCCAAGCCGATTATTTGGTGCGCGTCGCAGTAAGTTCAGCGGAAGATTACGAACGCATCCACAAAACCTATCTGTCACGCTTGCCGGGGATTGCACAAATCCGCTCCATCTTCACCATGCGCACGGTGTGTAAGAAGCAAGGCTTTGCTTTGGATGAAGAGAACCTTGCGTTGATTGTAGCTTAA
- a CDS encoding ArsC/Spx/MgsR family protein translates to MRVEFYEKPGCKGNAKQRARLAELGYTLDVKDMLSEPWTADTLRPFFGSQPVTDWFNQSAVKVKKGIIDPASFDENGALETLMAEPMLIRRPLMRTEKGSAAGFQPGPILAAIGIDIPSDETITEGCQRAPGEKHSCQPPKSGA, encoded by the coding sequence ATGCGTGTCGAATTTTATGAAAAGCCGGGCTGCAAGGGTAACGCCAAGCAGCGCGCCCGCTTGGCAGAGCTGGGCTATACCCTAGATGTCAAAGATATGTTGAGCGAACCGTGGACGGCGGACACCTTGCGCCCGTTTTTCGGCTCCCAACCCGTCACGGATTGGTTCAACCAAAGCGCCGTGAAAGTCAAAAAAGGCATCATCGATCCTGCATCGTTCGATGAAAATGGGGCGTTGGAGACCTTAATGGCCGAACCGATGTTGATCCGCCGCCCGCTGATGCGCACCGAAAAAGGATCTGCTGCGGGTTTTCAACCGGGGCCCATCCTGGCGGCCATCGGCATCGATATTCCCAGTGATGAGACCATCACCGAAGGCTGTCAACGCGCACCCGGTGAAAAGCACAGCTGTCAGCCGCCTAAGTCGGGCGCCTAA
- a CDS encoding cation:proton antiporter domain-containing protein codes for MDLRGGISVALVLSLPDVPQKDMIVATTYVAVVFSVLVQGLSVKWVIQRFVKV; via the coding sequence TTGGACCTGCGCGGCGGGATCTCCGTCGCACTCGTCCTGTCCCTGCCCGACGTTCCACAAAAGGACATGATCGTCGCCACAACATATGTCGCGGTCGTCTTCTCGGTCCTGGTTCAGGGCTTGAGCGTCAAATGGGTTATTCAGCGCTTCGTTAAGGTTTAG
- a CDS encoding ATP-binding protein — MTNHALKPLLERIATALEALSGTQKSDNDLTQADAFVWHAEGARLAPVKKVNRVAISLLKGIESQAETLLANTHQFADNAPANNALLWGARGTGKSSLVKAAHAEINLGREVPVLLVEIHREDIPTLPQLLEILRSSDRRAIIFCDDLSFDADDAHYKSLKAVLEGGVEGRPDNVIFYATSNRRHLMARDMIENERSTAINPSESVEEKVSLSDRFGLWLGFHNLDQATYFAICEGYAEHFALDITTDDLRGQALEWSMTRGARSGRVAWQFIQDIAGKQGKSIT, encoded by the coding sequence ATGACAAACCACGCTTTAAAGCCCCTTTTAGAACGCATTGCCACCGCACTTGAGGCCCTGTCCGGGACCCAAAAGTCTGACAATGACCTCACCCAAGCCGACGCTTTTGTCTGGCACGCCGAGGGGGCGCGCTTGGCCCCGGTCAAAAAGGTCAACCGCGTGGCCATCAGCTTGCTCAAAGGGATTGAAAGCCAAGCCGAGACCTTGTTGGCCAATACCCACCAATTCGCAGACAACGCGCCCGCCAACAACGCGCTGCTTTGGGGGGCGCGCGGCACGGGCAAAAGCTCGCTGGTCAAAGCGGCCCATGCTGAAATCAATTTAGGGCGCGAAGTCCCTGTTTTGTTGGTGGAAATCCACCGCGAAGACATCCCCACCCTGCCCCAATTGCTGGAAATTTTGCGCAGCTCAGACAGGCGCGCGATCATCTTTTGCGACGACTTGTCGTTTGACGCCGACGACGCCCACTACAAGTCGCTCAAAGCCGTGCTGGAAGGCGGTGTCGAAGGGCGCCCGGACAACGTGATTTTCTACGCCACGTCCAACCGCCGCCACTTGATGGCCCGCGACATGATCGAAAATGAGCGCTCAACCGCCATCAATCCGTCCGAGTCGGTGGAAGAAAAAGTCTCCCTGTCCGACCGCTTCGGGCTGTGGCTTGGTTTTCACAATTTGGACCAAGCCACCTACTTCGCCATATGCGAAGGTTACGCCGAACATTTCGCTTTGGACATCACTACGGATGACTTGCGCGGCCAAGCCCTTGAATGGTCCATGACCCGCGGTGCCCGCTCGGGCCGGGTGGCGTGGCAATTCATTCAAGACATTGCCGGCAAACAAGGTAAAAGTATCACTTAA
- the yajC gene encoding preprotein translocase subunit YajC produces the protein MLISEAYAQAAGGAGGGDLFAQLMPLVLIFVVFYFLLIRPQQQRMKKHKEMLGTLRRGDKVVTGGGIVAKVTKVREDNDVELEIADGVKITVVRDTIATVEAKTEAADSAGSGGDKGEGEKKGGLKKLLGG, from the coding sequence ATGCTGATTTCCGAAGCTTATGCGCAAGCAGCCGGTGGCGCCGGTGGCGGTGACCTTTTTGCCCAATTGATGCCTCTGGTGCTGATCTTTGTGGTGTTCTATTTCCTGCTGATCCGTCCGCAGCAGCAACGCATGAAAAAGCACAAGGAAATGCTAGGCACGTTGCGTCGCGGTGACAAGGTCGTGACCGGTGGCGGTATCGTCGCCAAAGTGACCAAGGTCCGCGAAGACAACGACGTTGAGCTGGAAATCGCCGACGGCGTCAAAATCACCGTTGTGCGCGACACAATCGCGACGGTCGAAGCCAAAACCGAAGCTGCCGACAGCGCAGGCTCCGGTGGCGACAAGGGTGAAGGCGAAAAGAAGGGCGGCTTGAAAAAGCTGCTGGGCGGCTGA
- the secD gene encoding protein translocase subunit SecD: MLKIETWKLAVVGLLLALGVAFAAPNLLDEETAANLPDVLPNKQISLGLDLQGGSHILLEVEVGVVVEERLEALKDSIRAEMRKERIRYTGLRAGGTGVSVMIKDLGRAEKAYEIIRGLDVGFETDLGDNGSITMNLTEQALKERRIQAVDQSIEIVRRRIDPQGVKEPTITRQGEDRILLQVPGEDDPEQLKKLLGQTAKLTFHLLDHKNSVAEAMAGRIPPGSMLLPSIDEYDSAGRPRMYLLKKRVAVSGDTLVSASLGFDEANRPAVNFRLDALGGKKFADITRQNLGKPFAIVLDNKVLSAPTIQGIIPGGSGQITSGTFTTESAKELALLLSAGALPAPLTVLEERSVGPGLGQDSVEAGKIASMIGLAAVIVFMVIYYGRFGVFADVALITNMILIVAMLSAFGATLTLPGIAGIVLTIGMAVDANVLVFERIREELKTGRGVMSAVDNGYKRAFGTIIDANITTLIAATLLFAFGSGPVQGFAVTLAIGIISSMFTAIWVTRIQVVLWLRKTRPQTLRI; the protein is encoded by the coding sequence ATGCTGAAGATTGAAACATGGAAGCTCGCGGTTGTCGGCTTGTTGTTGGCGCTGGGCGTCGCGTTCGCGGCCCCCAACTTGCTGGATGAAGAAACGGCAGCCAACCTTCCCGATGTTTTGCCCAACAAGCAAATCAGTTTGGGTCTCGACCTGCAAGGTGGTTCGCACATCTTGTTGGAAGTCGAAGTCGGTGTGGTTGTGGAAGAACGCTTGGAAGCCTTAAAGGATTCCATCCGCGCCGAAATGCGCAAAGAACGGATTAGGTACACCGGGCTTCGCGCTGGCGGCACGGGCGTTTCCGTGATGATCAAGGACTTAGGCCGCGCCGAAAAAGCTTACGAAATCATTCGTGGTCTTGACGTTGGGTTTGAAACCGATTTGGGCGACAACGGTTCGATCACCATGAATTTGACTGAGCAAGCTTTGAAAGAGCGCCGCATCCAAGCCGTCGATCAGTCCATCGAAATCGTGCGCCGTCGTATTGACCCGCAAGGTGTGAAAGAACCCACCATCACCCGCCAGGGCGAAGACCGCATCTTGCTGCAAGTCCCGGGTGAAGACGATCCCGAACAGCTCAAAAAACTTTTGGGTCAAACGGCGAAGCTGACGTTCCATCTGTTGGATCACAAGAACTCTGTTGCCGAAGCCATGGCCGGGCGTATTCCGCCGGGATCCATGTTGCTGCCGTCCATTGACGAATACGACAGCGCAGGACGTCCACGCATGTACTTGTTGAAAAAACGCGTGGCGGTGAGCGGCGACACGTTGGTGTCTGCTTCGCTGGGTTTTGACGAAGCCAACCGTCCCGCGGTGAACTTCCGCTTAGATGCTTTGGGCGGCAAGAAGTTCGCCGACATTACGCGCCAAAACCTGGGCAAACCGTTTGCCATTGTTTTGGACAACAAAGTGCTGAGCGCACCGACCATTCAGGGCATTATCCCCGGTGGCTCCGGGCAGATCACGTCAGGCACGTTCACCACGGAAAGCGCCAAAGAGCTCGCACTTTTGCTGAGCGCTGGTGCACTGCCGGCACCTTTGACGGTGTTGGAAGAACGCTCCGTCGGTCCAGGGCTGGGCCAAGACAGTGTGGAGGCGGGCAAAATCGCCTCCATGATCGGTCTGGCTGCGGTGATCGTGTTCATGGTGATCTACTACGGGCGCTTCGGTGTGTTTGCCGACGTGGCGCTGATCACCAACATGATTTTGATTGTCGCCATGTTGTCGGCCTTTGGGGCAACCCTGACACTTCCGGGCATTGCGGGCATTGTGCTCACCATCGGTATGGCGGTGGACGCCAACGTGTTGGTGTTTGAGCGCATCCGTGAAGAACTCAAGACTGGGCGCGGTGTTATGTCTGCCGTGGACAACGGCTACAAACGCGCGTTCGGCACCATTATCGACGCCAACATCACCACGTTGATTGCAGCGACGTTGCTGTTCGCGTTCGGCTCCGGCCCGGTGCAGGGCTTTGCCGTGACGCTGGCCATTGGCATCATTTCATCCATGTTCACCGCCATTTGGGTCACACGCATCCAAGTGGTCTTGTGGTTGCGCAAAACGCGCCCACAGACATTGCGGATTTGA
- the secF gene encoding protein translocase subunit SecF gives MRIRLLPEHPDFGFLKRRMIFFAFSVILTAASIGLFLSKGLSYGIDFTGGIMIEVKTPEPNQIGDMRVKLKGLGLGSVELQEFGAPDDILIRIQAQEGGEKANAVAVKAVKEALGEGVEYRRTELVGPKVSDELFWNGVYAVVSAILAILVYIWFRFEWQFGLGAVVALSHDVISTIGIFSLMGLEFNLATVAAVLTIAGYSINDTVVVFDRVRENLRKYKTKPMEELLNESANETLSRTVMTSLTTMLALVALYFLGGEIIRDFAFAMIWGVLIGTYSSVCLAVPLLLHLGVERRSGEDEDKDSKIEQTA, from the coding sequence ATGCGGATTAGACTTCTCCCTGAACATCCCGACTTCGGCTTCTTGAAACGCCGGATGATCTTCTTTGCGTTCTCCGTCATTTTGACGGCGGCCTCCATCGGCCTGTTCCTGTCCAAGGGCTTGAGCTACGGCATCGATTTCACCGGCGGCATCATGATCGAAGTGAAAACGCCCGAACCCAACCAAATTGGTGATATGCGTGTGAAATTGAAGGGCTTAGGCCTGGGCTCGGTTGAACTGCAAGAGTTCGGCGCACCTGACGACATTCTCATCCGCATCCAAGCGCAAGAGGGCGGCGAAAAAGCCAATGCAGTGGCTGTAAAAGCCGTGAAGGAAGCCCTGGGCGAGGGTGTTGAATACCGTCGCACCGAACTGGTCGGCCCGAAAGTTTCCGACGAGCTGTTTTGGAACGGTGTCTATGCTGTGGTCTCAGCCATCTTGGCGATCTTGGTCTACATCTGGTTCCGCTTCGAATGGCAGTTTGGCTTAGGTGCTGTTGTGGCGTTGAGCCACGACGTGATTTCGACCATCGGTATATTCTCGCTGATGGGGCTGGAGTTTAATCTAGCCACTGTGGCGGCTGTTTTGACCATTGCGGGTTATTCCATCAACGACACCGTGGTCGTGTTCGACCGGGTGCGGGAGAACTTGCGTAAGTACAAAACCAAGCCCATGGAAGAGCTGTTGAACGAAAGTGCCAACGAAACTTTGTCGCGTACTGTGATGACGTCGTTGACCACCATGCTGGCTTTGGTGGCGCTGTACTTCCTCGGCGGTGAGATCATCCGTGACTTCGCGTTCGCCATGATCTGGGGCGTGTTGATCGGGACGTATTCGTCCGTGTGCTTGGCGGTTCCGCTACTTTTGCACTTGGGTGTGGAACGTCGCTCCGGCGAAGACGAAGACAAAGACAGCAAGATCGAACAAACCGCTTAA
- a CDS encoding Mth938-like domain-containing protein, producing MSLDITPKVPKDRQIVNGYGDGGFTITHESYSGAVLVFLNETVAWSGDITLEGLKPVIDHPSKPEILVVGCGPEFCLAPEELRAQLNDHGIVLEWMDTAAACRTFNILAIEERPVAAALVAVE from the coding sequence ATGTCGCTCGACATCACTCCGAAGGTCCCCAAAGACCGCCAAATCGTCAACGGCTACGGCGATGGCGGCTTTACCATCACGCACGAAAGCTATTCGGGCGCGGTTTTGGTGTTTTTGAATGAGACGGTGGCGTGGTCTGGGGATATTACCTTAGAAGGTTTGAAACCTGTTATAGATCATCCCTCAAAGCCTGAGATTTTGGTTGTTGGGTGCGGGCCCGAATTTTGCCTTGCCCCCGAAGAGCTTCGCGCTCAACTGAACGATCACGGCATTGTTTTGGAATGGATGGACACGGCGGCGGCGTGCCGCACGTTCAATATTCTCGCCATTGAAGAGCGCCCCGTCGCGGCGGCTCTTGTTGCTGTGGAGTAG
- a CDS encoding lipid A deacylase LpxR family protein, whose amino-acid sequence MKARISTFVGAVLCLASVNAQAGNEGGVVQFEIANEDRGVFADVFEPIFDPTVGENTSDGHLSWAWRISYTPNRTNPKWFRPIKEYLIWSSDDATVRSSSTLQQMAFMPDETRKNAGFKERPHAGFLAYEERLSLADPVDTHSQRVDTVAMTVGIVGPLSGAEAVHEVVHDWVGLTSTAWDELDNEPVINVSYEVAERYFLLKSQADENLEFMPHARVALGNAFTYGALGGTMRVGGHLTKDNGAPRLGPLYNSNTFAQDGDYWAWNIFAGSEVRAIAHNLFLDGNTFTDNNLSVNTNPLVVDVQVGFEVGYGASRFTVTNLWRSEEFETQGDPDQLLKAAFSYAF is encoded by the coding sequence GTGAAAGCCAGAATTTCGACATTTGTGGGCGCAGTTTTGTGTCTGGCCAGTGTAAATGCGCAGGCTGGGAACGAAGGTGGTGTTGTCCAATTCGAAATTGCCAACGAAGACCGCGGCGTGTTCGCCGACGTGTTCGAGCCCATCTTCGACCCCACCGTTGGCGAGAACACCTCTGACGGTCACCTGTCGTGGGCCTGGCGGATTTCCTATACGCCGAACCGCACCAATCCCAAATGGTTCCGCCCGATTAAAGAGTACCTGATCTGGAGCAGCGACGACGCCACCGTGCGATCGAGCTCGACACTGCAACAAATGGCGTTCATGCCGGACGAAACCCGTAAAAACGCTGGGTTTAAAGAACGCCCGCACGCCGGTTTCTTGGCCTATGAAGAACGCCTGTCCTTGGCGGATCCGGTCGATACCCACTCCCAACGGGTCGATACAGTGGCTATGACGGTGGGCATCGTCGGTCCGCTTTCCGGCGCAGAAGCCGTGCATGAAGTTGTACACGATTGGGTTGGGCTGACTTCGACCGCGTGGGATGAGTTGGACAATGAACCCGTTATCAACGTTTCTTACGAAGTGGCCGAGCGCTATTTCTTGCTGAAATCGCAGGCCGATGAAAACTTGGAATTCATGCCGCACGCGCGTGTGGCCTTGGGCAATGCCTTCACATACGGCGCGCTGGGAGGAACCATGCGTGTCGGTGGACACTTGACCAAAGACAATGGCGCCCCGCGTTTGGGACCGCTTTATAACTCCAATACATTTGCCCAAGACGGTGATTATTGGGCGTGGAACATTTTTGCGGGCTCGGAAGTGCGTGCAATTGCCCACAACCTGTTCTTGGACGGCAATACGTTTACGGACAACAATCTGTCGGTCAACACCAACCCGCTGGTGGTCGATGTGCAAGTGGGCTTCGAAGTGGGGTATGGGGCGTCGCGTTTCACGGTCACCAACTTGTGGCGATCAGAAGAGTTTGAAACCCAAGGCGATCCCGATCAATTGCTCAAAGCCGCGTTTTCTTACGCATTCTAA
- a CDS encoding superoxide dismutase — translation MAFELPDLPYAKDALEPHMSANTFDFHHAKHHNTYVVNLNNLVGDTDQSLEDIMKETAGDASKAGVFNNAAQVWNHTFFWNSMKPGGGGAPTGAVADAINAAFGSYDDFAEAFKTAGATQFGSGWVWLAAKDGKVEVIKTPNAECPLTDGYTPLICCDVWEHAYYLDFQNRRPDFLSSFLDNLVNWDFANANLG, via the coding sequence ATGGCTTTTGAACTTCCCGATCTGCCCTATGCAAAAGATGCGCTTGAGCCGCACATGTCGGCCAACACCTTTGATTTCCACCACGCCAAACACCACAACACCTATGTGGTCAATTTGAACAACTTGGTGGGCGACACGGATCAGTCTCTTGAAGACATTATGAAAGAAACTGCGGGCGATGCGTCCAAGGCCGGTGTCTTCAACAACGCTGCACAAGTCTGGAACCACACGTTCTTTTGGAATTCCATGAAGCCCGGTGGCGGCGGCGCGCCGACCGGTGCCGTGGCTGACGCCATCAACGCAGCCTTTGGGTCCTATGACGATTTTGCCGAAGCCTTCAAAACCGCAGGGGCCACACAATTTGGCAGCGGCTGGGTCTGGCTGGCAGCCAAAGACGGCAAAGTCGAAGTGATCAAAACCCCCAACGCCGAGTGCCCGCTAACCGACGGTTACACGCCGCTGATTTGCTGCGACGTTTGGGAGCACGCATATTATCTGGATTTCCAAAACCGCCGCCCGGACTTCTTAAGCTCGTTCCTGGACAATCTGGTCAACTGGGACTTCGCCAACGCCAATTTAGGCTAA
- a CDS encoding squalene/phytoene synthase family protein, producing MTDPFPPEVLTLSRMDRERYLTALMAPGGVQDTLLALIAYNQELAHATFGVSEPMLGQIKLQWWIDAMPRIYSGDPPNHPVAIALAGAAGVLGEQQEALQKLAEARTFELEAGKPADLEALIRYAEASGGGLQGIWAAVLGLKSEAQIQAAHHVGTAWALIGIMRALPYVKDGGRDLLPKGVGVRDVLVKAEERLSLARTCRVPKAALSCVLLSRLADRHLKRLATLNWDPAVQEEPPAGAGVVLSLWWGKLSGRF from the coding sequence ATGACAGACCCTTTCCCACCCGAAGTCCTGACTTTGAGCCGTATGGACCGCGAGCGTTACTTAACCGCGCTGATGGCCCCTGGTGGTGTGCAGGACACACTTTTGGCGTTGATCGCCTACAACCAAGAGCTTGCCCACGCCACGTTTGGCGTCAGCGAGCCCATGTTGGGTCAGATCAAACTGCAATGGTGGATTGACGCCATGCCCCGCATCTATTCTGGAGATCCGCCCAATCATCCTGTGGCCATAGCCTTGGCGGGTGCAGCAGGTGTGCTGGGTGAACAGCAAGAGGCATTGCAAAAGCTCGCCGAGGCCCGAACGTTTGAGCTGGAAGCGGGCAAGCCTGCTGATCTAGAGGCCTTGATCCGTTACGCCGAGGCGTCGGGTGGTGGCTTGCAAGGTATCTGGGCGGCTGTGTTGGGCTTGAAGTCCGAAGCCCAAATCCAGGCGGCTCACCATGTGGGCACCGCCTGGGCCTTGATCGGAATAATGCGCGCGTTGCCTTATGTCAAAGACGGCGGACGCGATTTGTTGCCCAAAGGGGTAGGTGTTCGTGATGTTTTGGTCAAAGCTGAAGAACGATTAAGCTTAGCGCGCACATGCCGCGTGCCCAAAGCGGCACTTTCATGCGTTCTCTTGTCGCGTTTGGCGGACCGTCATCTCAAGCGCTTAGCCACACTAAATTGGGACCCGGCCGTTCAAGAAGAACCCCCGGCTGGTGCGGGGGTCGTGTTGTCGTTGTGGTGGGGGAAACTGAGCGGGCGATTTTAA